A DNA window from Paenibacillus andongensis contains the following coding sequences:
- a CDS encoding response regulator transcription factor yields the protein MIKKSKILIVDDHPLMAEATSNTLQQIEGIQIIGIAGTGKQCLELVDLHVPDIVFLDYNLPDQYGDEIAKIIKGKYPGIHLVIFSGIELSHLYNYLIGLKVSAVISKESSGTLIKSLATLLIENFTVIPVPVFHKMKVDSGNLHQTDSLDDDEVHMMTMIVQGLTNEQMAEEVHMSKRTVDNYIRKIYEKLGVKSRAQAVDKFNQFKHIYEINRRP from the coding sequence ATGATTAAGAAATCGAAGATTCTGATCGTAGATGATCACCCCTTAATGGCGGAAGCGACATCGAATACGCTGCAGCAAATCGAGGGTATACAGATAATAGGGATAGCTGGTACTGGCAAACAGTGCTTGGAACTCGTAGATTTGCATGTACCGGATATTGTTTTTTTGGATTATAATCTTCCGGATCAATACGGCGATGAGATTGCCAAAATCATAAAAGGGAAATATCCCGGCATCCACCTTGTTATTTTTTCGGGCATCGAATTATCACATCTTTACAATTATTTGATCGGACTTAAGGTTAGTGCTGTAATATCTAAGGAATCTAGCGGTACGCTTATTAAAAGCTTAGCTACTCTTTTGATAGAGAATTTCACGGTAATCCCTGTTCCTGTTTTTCACAAAATGAAAGTGGACAGCGGTAATTTGCATCAGACGGATTCATTGGATGACGATGAAGTGCACATGATGACCATGATTGTCCAAGGCTTAACCAATGAGCAAATGGCCGAGGAAGTGCATATGAGTAAACGAACCGTAGATAATTATATACGCAAAATTTATGAGAAATTAGGCGTGAAATCAAGGGCGCAAGCCGTAGATAAATTTAATCAGTTCAAGCATATTTATGAAATTAACCGGCGGCCATAG
- a CDS encoding ABC transporter substrate-binding protein, which produces MKTRLLAIGMTVTLMLTACQPQTVTVVPKQQLQEQTLSWIHHFDEEGARKWLEAGTQLFTKQHPSYAFTLTGVDGGNYMSLLRTRVISNNMPDIYMLDNMESAQDLIHKGYAMDLTGQPFLSQIDERFLNGVKTSDGKIWALPIDVNGAGVIYNKVAFAQAGIQSPPTTWPQFLAACEALQEAGIIPIAVGYKDSWTLTWDIAADLLANQYAAGRNWMADIEAGRTSFAEDQIHFKDILKRYGERLNYVNNKPFETDWNQAQELLAEGKAGMIINGTWTVDGVKSKNPASNLGLFAFPYSNNPQDAKFGLKSTGGIVINPQSPHKEAALQTLELFASKEMGTIFQTKKKALSVIKGLPNDFDPTYVELDETYIQTGKTYDWSRLPTDFMNQDLQKVFVNALTKFVIDRNHNVDICIQELDQAFDRIRKPSK; this is translated from the coding sequence ATGAAGACTCGGTTATTAGCTATTGGCATGACTGTAACTCTGATGCTTACCGCTTGTCAACCCCAGACAGTAACGGTCGTGCCTAAACAGCAGCTTCAGGAGCAGACGCTTTCGTGGATACATCACTTTGATGAGGAGGGGGCACGGAAATGGCTGGAGGCGGGGACACAGCTATTTACGAAACAGCATCCATCTTATGCATTTACGCTGACGGGCGTAGATGGTGGCAATTATATGAGCTTGCTTCGCACGCGTGTGATTTCTAATAACATGCCTGATATCTATATGCTGGATAATATGGAGTCCGCTCAGGATCTGATACACAAAGGATATGCGATGGACTTAACGGGTCAACCCTTTTTATCGCAAATCGACGAAAGGTTTCTGAATGGTGTGAAGACATCCGATGGGAAAATATGGGCGCTTCCGATTGACGTGAATGGGGCGGGAGTCATTTATAATAAAGTGGCTTTCGCCCAAGCAGGCATTCAAAGTCCGCCAACAACATGGCCGCAGTTCTTAGCTGCATGCGAGGCGCTGCAGGAGGCAGGCATTATTCCTATTGCAGTAGGCTACAAGGATAGTTGGACCCTGACTTGGGACATTGCAGCGGATCTTCTGGCTAATCAGTATGCCGCCGGCCGTAACTGGATGGCGGATATAGAAGCTGGTCGAACGTCGTTCGCTGAGGATCAAATTCACTTCAAAGACATCTTGAAACGATATGGAGAACGCTTGAATTATGTGAACAACAAGCCGTTCGAAACCGATTGGAACCAAGCCCAAGAGCTCCTTGCTGAGGGGAAAGCCGGGATGATTATTAATGGCACGTGGACGGTTGACGGTGTTAAATCCAAGAATCCTGCGAGCAATCTAGGATTGTTCGCTTTCCCTTATTCGAATAATCCACAAGATGCTAAGTTTGGACTAAAATCAACAGGAGGGATTGTGATCAATCCCCAATCACCTCATAAGGAAGCGGCGCTTCAAACACTAGAACTGTTTGCTTCGAAGGAAATGGGAACGATTTTTCAGACGAAAAAGAAGGCATTGTCTGTGATTAAAGGCTTGCCGAATGACTTTGATCCCACTTATGTGGAACTGGATGAAACGTATATCCAAACAGGCAAAACGTATGATTGGTCGCGTTTGCCGACAGATTTTATGAATCAGGATCTGCAAAAAGTGTTTGTAAATGCCCTCACGAAATTCGTTATTGATCGCAACCACAATGTGGATATCTGTATTCAAGAATTAGATCAAGCATTCGATCGGATTCGCAAACCATCCAAATGA
- a CDS encoding sensor histidine kinase, protein MTATPWNLNRVKDFRIRTKIFLSNMILILFISSAIGGVAIYASTKFIESNTRDLSMQVIHQVSDNIEIRAKEAFTSSVYVLSDSNIRQIAAEQGEQVTADNYPAFRSRMEFLLAQYGNGNPYMNAIMIQTNKGQVYWWENKKGLGHTLNQEDVTMMTSKSSDYLKSHELSMSWSPSLRKHKEVFLIRDFVDLSQVDRSLGTIVISIDSDYFLSLGSNSSIIKQNNVAILNPSNELLAGGGTPGMDNLISRSLSYSFNENDTSMAIVDNAEGGSHLFVQERTSTLGWRVLCFIPMSDLLSSTRVLVLVIALVSLLAVLISTGIAVLLSNSTTRNIKILEQTMRRVEDGNFDVRIIPLGRDEIGSLSIRFNFMLSRINDLINTVYKEQIAKQQAEFTVLMSQINPHFLYNTLGTVKWYARMNHQAEIERMVTSVIELLKSSVRRVGEFHSLEQEINQLKNYIYIQKIGYGDAFRMDYEVDERLLESEVPYFILQPLVENAILHGIEMSKGSGRIALYARIEEKQLILIVEDNGIGMEAEQALNLLNTAARKESVPGVTSIGIHNVNERIQLYYGEKYGLSYESAPGLGTKAIVRIPHRTHRQRGNEHVERHDR, encoded by the coding sequence ATGACAGCCACCCCGTGGAACTTAAATCGGGTAAAGGACTTTCGCATCCGAACGAAAATATTTCTATCTAATATGATTCTTATATTGTTCATTTCATCGGCGATTGGCGGAGTTGCCATCTACGCCTCTACGAAATTCATTGAATCGAATACGAGAGACCTCTCGATGCAGGTCATTCATCAAGTTTCCGACAATATTGAAATTAGGGCGAAGGAAGCATTCACTTCCTCCGTTTACGTCCTTAGTGACAGTAATATTCGGCAAATTGCTGCTGAACAAGGTGAACAAGTTACAGCTGACAACTATCCGGCTTTCCGCAGCCGCATGGAGTTCTTGCTCGCTCAGTACGGGAATGGAAATCCTTATATGAATGCCATTATGATTCAAACAAATAAGGGACAGGTGTACTGGTGGGAAAATAAAAAAGGCTTGGGTCATACACTAAATCAGGAAGATGTCACCATGATGACAAGCAAATCTTCTGATTATTTGAAAAGTCATGAACTAAGCATGAGCTGGTCGCCTTCTCTGAGAAAGCATAAAGAAGTGTTCCTGATCAGAGATTTCGTTGATTTGAGTCAAGTAGATCGTAGTCTTGGCACGATTGTTATCAGTATCGACTCGGATTATTTCTTATCCCTTGGGAGCAATAGCTCGATCATTAAGCAAAACAATGTTGCGATTCTCAACCCTTCGAACGAACTGTTAGCGGGTGGCGGAACGCCTGGTATGGACAATCTCATCTCAAGAAGCTTAAGTTATTCGTTTAACGAGAATGATACCTCCATGGCCATTGTCGATAATGCTGAGGGAGGCAGTCATTTATTCGTCCAAGAACGAACATCAACGCTGGGCTGGCGGGTGCTTTGTTTTATTCCGATGTCTGATCTTTTGTCCAGTACACGCGTATTAGTTCTTGTGATTGCTCTCGTTTCACTGCTTGCCGTACTGATATCTACCGGCATTGCCGTATTACTTTCGAATTCTACGACGCGAAATATCAAAATTTTGGAGCAAACGATGCGCCGAGTTGAAGATGGCAATTTCGATGTTCGTATTATTCCTCTTGGGCGAGATGAGATTGGGAGTTTGTCTATACGGTTCAATTTTATGCTGTCACGGATTAACGATTTAATAAACACGGTGTATAAAGAGCAAATTGCCAAACAACAGGCCGAATTTACCGTCCTTATGAGTCAGATTAATCCACATTTCCTCTATAACACGCTAGGTACGGTGAAATGGTACGCCCGCATGAACCATCAAGCCGAGATTGAGCGAATGGTCACTTCTGTTATTGAATTATTGAAATCTTCGGTTCGGCGTGTTGGGGAATTTCACAGCTTGGAGCAAGAGATTAACCAATTGAAAAACTATATTTATATTCAAAAAATTGGTTATGGCGATGCCTTTCGCATGGACTATGAAGTGGATGAACGCTTGCTGGAAAGCGAGGTTCCGTATTTCATTCTTCAGCCGCTGGTCGAAAATGCAATTCTTCATGGCATCGAAATGTCCAAGGGGAGTGGACGTATTGCCCTTTATGCCCGCATAGAAGAGAAGCAGCTCATACTCATTGTCGAAGATAATGGAATAGGTATGGAAGCTGAACAAGCGCTTAATCTATTGAACACAGCAGCACGTAAAGAATCGGTTCCAGGAGTGACGAGTATCGGTATTCATAATGTGAATGAACGCATTCAGCTGTATTATGGGGAGAAATATGGGCTTAGCTACGAAAGTGCACCCGGATTAGGTACGAAAGCTATTGTTCGGATTCCGCATAGAACGCACCGTCAAAGGGGGAATGAGCATGTTGAACGCCATGATCGTTGA
- a CDS encoding response regulator, with product MLNAMIVEDNAIYRYAIKTIIRWEDYGFQIVCEALNGVHALDLLQQQQVDLIVTDISMPEMNGIDLIQQVKQKDESIKIVALSSFDDFRFVKEALKLGAEDYLLKHDLEPNALQQLLQQMNGKIMEDHKRRKQASIRDASFQEVRFLLGRKLLLGELKRAEDIEEQANAVHFPIHGGPTAVVVIDANYKVLADDSKEDQSADSSMIIPISEQRTAVIIYFPNEKSEHKCLEETRRQASQLYTRMKKVSSVTMGISSIGYGLKDWAVLYKQAETALDQYVYEGTGQLYAYTSLQINDKAETLAGITIQPLVAAMKSGLFTAIETQTELLFQSLMLRKPPISDLRNLLTELIMQLKTLAMEMNKFTDPFEQEYKQVSQAIEVLQPLQQVKPLFLNLNKQIAGNKAEHTLMRKEIQGAIAYMEEHYAEDITVARLAEVLHLSANYLSNLFKSETGMRIVEYMNRYRIQKAKQLLQDPAWKVYEVAEKTGFQETSYFCKVFKELEGKTVKEFRRNG from the coding sequence ATGTTGAACGCCATGATCGTTGAAGATAATGCGATATATCGGTATGCGATTAAAACGATCATTCGTTGGGAAGATTATGGTTTCCAAATTGTATGTGAAGCACTTAATGGTGTGCATGCACTTGATCTTCTGCAGCAACAACAGGTTGATCTTATTGTAACGGACATTTCGATGCCCGAAATGAACGGCATTGATCTGATCCAGCAGGTCAAGCAAAAGGATGAATCCATTAAAATTGTGGCACTCAGCTCCTTCGATGATTTTCGGTTCGTGAAGGAAGCCCTGAAACTCGGGGCAGAGGATTATTTGTTAAAACATGACCTCGAACCTAACGCGTTACAGCAGCTATTACAACAAATGAACGGCAAGATTATGGAAGATCATAAGCGAAGAAAACAAGCGAGTATTCGTGATGCCAGCTTTCAAGAGGTTCGCTTCCTATTGGGGCGGAAGCTTCTCTTAGGCGAGTTGAAGCGAGCAGAGGACATCGAAGAACAAGCGAACGCTGTACATTTTCCAATTCATGGAGGTCCTACAGCAGTTGTAGTGATTGATGCAAACTATAAAGTCCTTGCGGATGATTCTAAAGAAGATCAGTCAGCGGACTCCAGCATGATTATACCGATTTCGGAGCAGAGAACGGCAGTCATTATCTATTTTCCGAATGAGAAGAGTGAACACAAATGTTTGGAGGAAACACGCAGACAAGCATCGCAGCTATACACCCGAATGAAAAAAGTAAGCTCAGTAACAATGGGAATTAGCTCGATCGGCTATGGATTGAAGGATTGGGCCGTGCTTTATAAGCAAGCTGAAACAGCCTTAGATCAATATGTGTATGAAGGAACGGGTCAACTCTATGCCTATACATCCCTTCAGATCAATGATAAGGCTGAAACCCTGGCAGGCATCACGATTCAGCCTCTGGTTGCAGCGATGAAAAGCGGTCTATTCACTGCTATTGAGACGCAAACTGAGCTTTTGTTTCAAAGCCTTATGCTAAGAAAGCCGCCAATATCAGATCTGCGTAACCTGCTGACAGAGTTAATCATGCAGCTGAAAACGTTGGCTATGGAGATGAATAAGTTCACAGATCCGTTTGAGCAGGAGTACAAACAAGTAAGCCAAGCGATAGAAGTCCTTCAGCCTCTGCAGCAAGTGAAGCCGTTATTTCTAAATTTGAATAAGCAAATCGCTGGGAATAAGGCTGAGCACACGTTGATGCGCAAGGAAATCCAGGGAGCAATCGCCTATATGGAAGAGCACTACGCTGAAGACATCACGGTGGCAAGGCTGGCAGAAGTTCTCCATTTGAGTGCGAATTACCTGTCCAATCTATTTAAAAGCGAGACGGGGATGAGGATCGTCGAATATATGAATCGATACCGGATTCAGAAAGCGAAGCAGCTGCTTCAAGACCCTGCATGGAAAGTATACGAAGTCGCTGAAAAAACAGGGTTTCAAGAAACATCCTACTTTTGCAAGGTATTTAAAGAGTTGGAAGGGAAAACGGTCAAGGAATTTAGGCGCAATGGCTAA
- a CDS encoding beta-galactosidase, translated as MYLSKSEEAVIQLSSDALRINGKSEIILCASLFYFRLPRGLWKERLNKVKAFGYNAIDVYFPWNHHETVEGTWDFTGEKDAAQFLQDAADAGLWVIARPGPYICSEWDGGALPAYLFVKEDLRIRDNDPAFLRHVSRWYEQILPILRKYETGRGGTIIAVQLDNEFDFYPCSDPKGYISALRDLALQHGISVPLIACAGQGGLYEASGFAEDVVPTCNFYPNDQDPAFEEKVLFYREELAHRGLPLLVTETNRSHFLLRRLLSAGAKLLGPYLQASGTNFGFTNAANNWGNPLSFLTSDYDFGGMISPEGHIREEAYEGKMLHRVIHTYGSSLAEAKPELTSNASSPYRLALKQGGELLFLCNVNEQDEDAYFHLAEEIVPRYTTLVAKASRCPILPLQVPLQTWGIAEGTLAYATAELLLVKQLEQRTLFVFHTEGEGEIRLIFNTEVQTEAGTMKVHDAEAEDQVTVSFQSGEQERSARIRLLSGHVIELIGMSRSRALLLENMDDDGVLHVGDFVERDTESREVELSWSQSIVNPLDTLADESLSIGDTADYLEKHGVYRGFAWYTSQLSLPLESSCLGLLVQQASDVVSVYTGETYLGTAAPGGGSHFLPIPSGSRVESNLVARVEIWGHTNFHDTNLPGLHLNALKGLTGIVGVTSVREINQNWRFKLMQYGEDKDNYAASDYDDRQWPIVSVGGWLSAEQPAHQCYRKQVKLSKEADTWILHTPGNFSYAYAYVNGHALGQLNPLNPYLNLTPYVKAGDTATFTLFLDKTYGSLSGSIHLYEGTAAKQWTLSSCQENGLLQHAKASSEGALPVEGAVSLMPGTLSWLYGDLRDDNQGLGWRVYVKGSNMKLTVFFNGHLVGRLWTQGGTNRPIFRGGSDESFNLPGPWFQGGELSNEIAILLEAVSATEDALLEPLRFIPVAAV; from the coding sequence TTGTATTTATCAAAAAGTGAAGAAGCAGTGATTCAGTTATCGTCAGATGCACTGCGGATAAATGGAAAATCAGAAATTATACTTTGTGCTTCCTTATTTTATTTTCGATTACCACGCGGGTTATGGAAAGAGAGACTAAATAAAGTTAAAGCTTTTGGATATAACGCGATTGATGTGTACTTTCCTTGGAATCATCATGAGACCGTGGAAGGAACTTGGGATTTTACTGGAGAGAAGGATGCCGCACAGTTTCTACAGGATGCCGCAGATGCAGGACTGTGGGTGATTGCACGACCAGGGCCGTATATTTGCTCCGAATGGGATGGGGGAGCACTTCCTGCTTATCTTTTCGTGAAAGAAGATCTTCGCATAAGAGATAACGATCCTGCCTTCTTGCGGCATGTGTCCAGGTGGTACGAACAGATTCTACCCATACTGAGGAAATATGAAACGGGTCGGGGTGGCACCATCATTGCTGTCCAATTAGACAATGAGTTTGATTTCTACCCTTGTTCGGATCCCAAAGGGTATATCTCGGCGTTAAGGGATTTAGCTTTGCAGCATGGGATATCTGTCCCGCTCATTGCTTGCGCCGGACAAGGCGGTTTGTATGAGGCTTCTGGTTTTGCTGAAGACGTGGTGCCTACATGCAACTTCTATCCAAATGACCAAGACCCTGCTTTCGAAGAAAAGGTGCTCTTCTACAGAGAGGAGTTGGCTCATCGCGGGCTGCCCTTACTCGTCACGGAGACGAATCGCTCGCACTTCTTGCTTCGCAGATTGTTATCGGCAGGTGCGAAGCTGCTCGGTCCCTACTTGCAGGCTTCAGGGACGAATTTTGGCTTCACCAATGCGGCTAACAATTGGGGAAATCCACTTTCATTTCTTACCTCGGACTATGATTTCGGTGGAATGATATCACCGGAAGGACACATTCGAGAAGAAGCTTATGAAGGGAAAATGCTGCATCGTGTGATTCACACGTATGGCTCTTCCTTGGCTGAGGCGAAGCCTGAGCTCACGAGTAATGCTTCATCCCCTTATCGGTTAGCTTTAAAGCAAGGCGGTGAGCTGCTCTTCTTATGTAATGTAAACGAACAAGATGAAGACGCTTACTTTCATTTAGCAGAAGAGATCGTCCCCCGTTACACCACACTTGTGGCTAAAGCAAGCCGATGTCCGATTCTTCCCTTGCAGGTGCCTTTGCAGACATGGGGGATCGCTGAGGGGACGCTCGCCTACGCAACTGCAGAATTGCTGCTGGTTAAGCAGCTTGAGCAGCGCACGCTGTTCGTGTTTCATACGGAGGGTGAAGGCGAAATTCGTCTCATCTTTAACACGGAGGTGCAGACGGAGGCTGGCACAATGAAGGTACACGATGCCGAAGCAGAAGATCAGGTAACGGTATCCTTTCAATCGGGCGAGCAAGAGAGATCAGCACGGATTCGCTTACTAAGCGGTCACGTTATCGAATTAATCGGAATGAGTCGTTCACGTGCTTTGCTGTTAGAAAATATGGATGATGATGGCGTGCTGCATGTTGGTGACTTCGTAGAACGAGATACGGAAAGCCGCGAAGTTGAACTCAGCTGGTCACAAAGCATAGTGAATCCCTTGGATACCCTTGCGGATGAAAGCTTATCGATCGGTGATACTGCCGATTATCTGGAGAAGCATGGTGTTTATCGAGGTTTCGCTTGGTACACCTCGCAATTATCACTACCGCTGGAGAGCAGCTGTTTAGGCCTTCTCGTTCAGCAGGCAAGTGATGTCGTTTCCGTCTATACCGGTGAAACGTACCTAGGTACAGCAGCACCGGGTGGAGGAAGTCACTTCCTTCCGATTCCATCTGGCTCGCGCGTAGAGTCAAATCTGGTTGCTCGTGTCGAGATTTGGGGACATACCAATTTCCACGATACGAATTTGCCAGGCCTTCACTTAAATGCTCTGAAAGGGCTAACGGGCATAGTTGGCGTAACGTCGGTTAGAGAAATAAACCAAAACTGGCGATTCAAGCTTATGCAATATGGTGAAGACAAGGACAATTACGCAGCTTCCGATTATGACGATCGACAATGGCCGATTGTGAGTGTTGGAGGGTGGCTCTCTGCTGAACAGCCCGCCCATCAATGCTACCGCAAACAAGTAAAGCTGTCGAAAGAAGCGGATACGTGGATTCTCCACACGCCGGGTAATTTCTCGTACGCCTATGCTTACGTGAACGGGCACGCACTCGGACAATTGAATCCGCTCAATCCTTATCTTAATCTCACGCCCTACGTAAAGGCAGGAGACACGGCAACGTTTACGCTATTTCTGGATAAAACATATGGTTCCCTAAGCGGCAGTATTCATCTCTACGAAGGAACCGCAGCTAAACAGTGGACATTATCCTCTTGTCAAGAGAATGGCTTACTGCAGCATGCCAAAGCATCAAGCGAAGGGGCTCTCCCCGTAGAAGGAGCTGTCTCCTTGATGCCGGGTACCCTGTCATGGCTGTACGGTGACCTTCGTGATGATAACCAAGGATTAGGCTGGAGGGTTTATGTCAAAGGCAGCAACATGAAGTTGACCGTGTTCTTCAACGGGCACCTCGTTGGCCGTCTGTGGACGCAAGGCGGTACCAACAGACCGATATTCCGTGGCGGCAGCGATGAATCCTTTAATTTACCGGGGCCATGGTTTCAGGGTGGCGAATTGAGCAATGAAATAGCCATCTTATTAGAGGCGGTATCGGCCACTGAAGATGCCTTGTTAGAGCCTCTTCGCTTCATACCCGTAGCCGCAGTTTAA
- a CDS encoding ABC transporter permease encodes MCVPAILFFLVMSYLPMPGLYLAFINYNYTAGIFGSEFVGFDNFKFLVTSGALWKLTFNTIAYNLAFILFGNILQIGIAILLNELRKKWFKKLSQSLMFLPFFISFVLVGLIAYNILSYDFGLLNGIFKSIGWEPVKTYSNPTIWPFIIVITFLWQSTGYGSIVYFAAIMGLDSEIVEAAEIDGANALQRIRYIVLPWLKPTFIILLLFSLGGILRGNFGLFYNLVGANNTALFDATDIIETFVFRSLMNNFNFSLGSAVSLYQSVFGFFIVITANWLVKKVSPENTLF; translated from the coding sequence ATGTGTGTTCCTGCGATTTTATTTTTCTTAGTCATGTCTTACCTTCCAATGCCAGGGCTTTATCTCGCATTCATTAATTATAACTATACGGCGGGGATCTTCGGCAGTGAGTTCGTTGGGTTTGACAACTTCAAATTTCTAGTGACCTCCGGGGCACTTTGGAAATTAACGTTTAATACGATTGCTTACAATTTAGCTTTTATTTTATTTGGAAATATCTTACAGATTGGAATTGCTATTTTGCTGAACGAGCTTCGTAAAAAGTGGTTTAAGAAGCTTTCACAATCCCTGATGTTCCTGCCCTTTTTCATCTCCTTCGTGCTTGTTGGCCTTATTGCTTATAACATTCTCAGTTATGACTTTGGACTGCTCAATGGGATTTTCAAATCGATCGGTTGGGAGCCGGTTAAGACGTACTCGAATCCAACGATCTGGCCATTTATCATCGTTATTACGTTTCTTTGGCAGTCGACAGGGTACGGCTCCATCGTCTATTTCGCTGCGATAATGGGATTGGACTCGGAGATCGTAGAAGCCGCAGAAATTGATGGGGCGAATGCCCTGCAGCGAATTCGCTATATCGTGCTTCCATGGCTAAAGCCGACGTTCATTATTTTGCTGCTTTTTTCATTAGGCGGTATTCTCCGAGGGAACTTTGGATTGTTCTATAACTTGGTCGGAGCCAACAATACAGCCCTTTTTGACGCGACAGATATTATTGAAACGTTCGTCTTCCGCTCTTTGATGAACAACTTTAACTTTTCTCTAGGAAGCGCTGTCAGTCTCTATCAGTCCGTGTTTGGCTTCTTTATTGTCATCACAGCCAATTGGCTGGTTAAGAAAGTTTCGCCTGAAAATACGCTGTTCTAA
- a CDS encoding carbohydrate ABC transporter permease, with product MARQRGTDFSSVAIRAFGYFFIGLFALFCLLPFLLVLGTSFTAEKSITLHGYNLWPKEFSTFAYKIVFENPGVILGSYGVTLGITIVGTTIGLFIVAMTGYSLQRPDFPYRNRISFFIYFTTLFQGGVVPFYLIMTQWMHLKDNYLAVLLPGLMSPFLIIMMKSFVTSIPHAITESAKMDGAGDFKIFTKLILPMTTPALATIGLFIALGYWNEWYNAMLFLSPDLKYRPLQLFLYNVVTSADFIKNSSVSSNVQPRDMPLESMKMATAVVATGPVILFYPMVQKYFIQGITVGAVKG from the coding sequence ATCGCACGTCAAAGAGGAACTGATTTCTCCTCCGTGGCCATTCGGGCATTCGGCTACTTCTTTATTGGTCTTTTCGCTCTGTTTTGTTTACTGCCCTTTCTTCTTGTCCTTGGGACGTCGTTCACAGCAGAGAAATCGATCACGTTGCACGGCTACAATTTGTGGCCCAAAGAGTTCAGTACTTTTGCCTATAAAATTGTGTTTGAGAATCCGGGAGTCATTCTCGGCTCTTATGGGGTCACGCTTGGTATTACGATAGTTGGAACTACCATTGGGCTGTTTATCGTAGCCATGACGGGTTATTCCTTGCAGCGTCCTGATTTTCCATATCGGAATCGGATATCCTTCTTCATTTACTTTACAACATTGTTTCAGGGTGGAGTTGTCCCCTTTTACTTAATCATGACGCAGTGGATGCATCTGAAGGATAACTATTTGGCTGTCCTGCTGCCCGGACTGATGAGCCCTTTTCTCATTATTATGATGAAAAGCTTCGTAACCTCCATTCCTCATGCGATTACGGAATCAGCCAAAATGGATGGGGCGGGTGATTTCAAGATTTTCACCAAACTTATCTTGCCAATGACAACACCGGCGCTGGCCACCATTGGATTGTTTATTGCTTTGGGGTATTGGAACGAATGGTACAATGCGATGTTGTTCCTATCACCTGATTTAAAATATAGGCCGCTGCAATTGTTTCTGTATAACGTCGTCACAAGTGCCGATTTTATCAAAAACTCATCGGTCTCCTCCAATGTACAGCCAAGGGATATGCCGCTGGAGTCCATGAAAATGGCTACCGCTGTCGTCGCAACAGGACCGGTCATTCTCTTTTATCCGATGGTGCAGAAATATTTCATCCAGGGTATTACCGTTGGTGCTGTAAAAGGCTGA